The Silene latifolia isolate original U9 population chromosome 4, ASM4854445v1, whole genome shotgun sequence region ggTCAAACCCTTTTAATTTTACAACAACAATAACTAATCACCCGCGTTTCAATACCATCACTTCATCCCAGATCCAGTTCCAATCAACTTCATTCATTCAAACTTCCAAAATCCCAGGTAAGATGATTGATTCATACCATGTTATTATTTGATTGAATTATGATTAATTTGCATGTAATTTTGATGAATTAATGTTGTTTTATGATGTGGGTCAATCTCAGATTGTTGAATCGTGGTCCCaatttttgtgaagaagaaagaaacaaagaaagaaagaaagaaacaaggaagtgtgtgtgtgtgtgtgtttttttgtGGAATCGTTGAGTCAACTCAGTAAGTATTATCAAATGCCGGAAGAAGATCTTGTTGATATTAAGTTTAGGCTGTATGATGGATCAGATATTGGTCCTTTTCGTTACTCATCTACATCTACTGTTGATATGTTGAAGGAAAGAATTGTTTCTGAGTGGCCTAAAGGTATTATCTTTCTTCATAATTCTCATTATTTTACTATTATGATTCTACTTCTTGGACATGTTTAGAAATGATTTTATGTTCTTTTTGATTGATGGGATTGTAGTAAGTGTTTAGCTTGTGTGTGATTGTTTGGTTTAGTGGAATTTTGTGTATGAATGATAGGACGGTTAGCATGGTAAAGATTAGTTGTTTTGTTTGCGATTGCGTGGCTCGATTTTTTTTCCCATTTTGGATGAAGCCAAAGATTATTACTCATTGGTTGTGGATTACGATGgaaaaaaagcaaaataggtCACGAAAGTGGCTGTGCTTCTTTTGTGAAGTGCTAGTTTATCGACACAGTTCTTGATGCAGTTTTCGTTATAGGTCATTTGGAAATAGCCTCTTTGTGTTACTAACAAAAGAGTAAGGTGACGTACATCCGAACCTCTTTATTCcccaatttgcgggagccattgaggcactagggtaatgttgttgttgtttgttgtgtgGCTCAATTAATAGTTGGTAACTGCTATTGTAGGAATTAGGCTATTGGGTTTTCTTTTCAGTTTTCGGGTTTGAAGGACAATGCATGTGAGTTTATGCCGTGAAAGGGGCAGTTGCTAGACGAGTGAGGTGCTTTTGGTTGTGATTATATGTCACTTTATATTAGTATCTCGTCCGAAATTGAAGGCTCTGATGCTTAGATCCATAAGTTTTATTAAGTGCAGCCTTTTCATTTACAGTCTAGCATGGATTGGTAGTTAGTTCCTTGATGCAAGCACGGGTTTATTATGAGTCGGTTTTGTATTATGATATCTTCAAACTATTAAGGAGTATTCAAGAACTATGTTATTTTAGTTATGGATTATGGTATCTTCAGACTACTATTCATGTTTGAAGCAGGGTTGCCTATTTTGTAGTCTGTCCCAATACAAATACGTAATACACATAAAGAATATGCACAGCATGCTTATGATGCCATAATACGGTGGATCTTGGACAAATATCGCAATACGTTGTGATGCGAATACAATATCATAATGTTGATGCGAATACAAAATTTGTGCAAATCAGTTTGTGACTCGGTGGGATTTGAGTGAATTCAGTAACTTTGATTTGAACGACAACCCCCGTACATTTATACGTGAAAGGGGCAGTTGTTGGACTAGCGAAGTGTCATTAGCTGTGAGTATATGTCACTTACCCTTTGTATAAATGAAGGGAAAGGGAGGGTAGGGAAAGGAAGCGGACCGGAGCAATTCTCTTTGCTTGGTTAGCAAAATACAGTTGGGTGTACTTGGAGGAAAGGGAATACAGATCTTTCTATTTCCCATTCCCTCCCCATTCTTCCCTTTACCTCTCCTCCCCTTCCCTCTTTTTGTATGCAAACACTCCCTTAATGTTAGTCTGTTACATAAAATTTCAGTCGTTGATGTTTAGATCCACTTTGGTTACTTCTCCAATAATAGTAGTAGAATTTAAGTCCAATAAATAGTTCTTTGATGAAATATAACTAAATTACGATAATGTCTATCTGACTTAGCATTCGTCATTTCGTCCTAGTGGAGCTTTTTGGTTCTCTTTTTTCGGGTTATGATATCTTAAGCTTATATCAATCCTGTGCATTTCACAGTTTTTACTAAACTTCTTCGGGGAAACGAAATATCTGTACTTGGTGaaacaaaatcatttgttcaacaCAATCATCCAAATATCTGTATTTGGTAAAGCGAAATCATTTGAGCAAGAGTTTTAAAAAAGCGATTATCGTCAAAATCAAATTTATGATTTACTGTTTCAAGAGACAAATTACATTATTAGGGGCCTTTCTCATCACAttctttccttttattttcatttcctatGGAGCCAATCTAAATAGTATAAAAGTTGAGTTCTTTATAACTCTCTTATTGGCCCCTTAAattcatgaaaaaaaaaaaagaattttgaaAAAGTGGTCCCTATTGCAAGTAGTGGGTGTCAAAGTTATTTAATTTCTTTCCTCCCTCAATACATACGTACAACCATTATCTAACACATAAATATACATTACAATATACAAAACATAAGTTAAAAAATAATTgtaaacgtgaaaaaaaaaaaaaacgatttttTTTGCCAATTATTTACATTCTCTTAAATTAAAAATATGACTCGCAGTAAAAAATTTTAAATATGCCATAATATAATACCTAATCGTGGATTTTCTGACAATAAAATATATGTTTAACAAATTTTATCGCTGCAGACCGTGCAATTTCTGCACGGGTGTAAAACTAGTGACTAATTGTTCTTTGGTTCTGGATCAAATCAATAAGAATGTGTATCTTCCACTAAAAAAAATATATGAGCAGTGTGTTGGGATCCTAGTTATTTTTCTAGCTTATTTGTGAACTTTGAATTATGGCTTGTTTTTTGTGAGATCTACGCATTCGTTGCTGTCTTCATCAGCAATAATGTTATGAAGCTTAAAATAATACACATTAGGTCCGCTAGTTTGAACAGTTTCTCTCATGCATTGCCCCTTGCGGAGAACTTTTATTTATGCTGATCTGGTTGTCGTGGGTTTGACTTTTTCTTTCAACATTTTGATGTTGCAGCTTTTAGGTATTATCCTGGCGGATGTTATCTATTTGTATATTTTACTTTGATTTCTGGTAGTAATGTTCAATAAACATGTTTTCAGGCAAGACTGTTTTACCAAAAGTGGCAAACGAGATCAAGTTGATAAGCTTTGGTAAGATATTGGAGAACAATAAGACAGTTGGCCAGTGCCGGGCGCCATTTGGTGAGCTTGCTGGAGGAGTCATGGTGATGCATGTGGTTGTACAACCATCACAAGCCAAGACTAAAGCAGGTGCATTTGATATGTTTTTTCATGTTCATTGTAGTATCAAGCACATTTAAACAGTGTTGCTTTTCGTGTGTAGCGTAATCCACATTCCTTAGCTATGTCCTATTTTACTCCTACTCAACTGGTAACATAGGACGTGATACACAGTTACAAGTGTTGACACAGCTGTTTTGTGAAAAAGGCTGAATATTGTTGGCCTAAATTGAAGTGTCAAAATGTCGTTTTGGAATGCCAGTGTCAGACAGTCTACACATTGACATAGTGCAGTGTCGAAGTAACATAGCTCCATAAAGTAGTTTGGAAATATATTTACTTGACATCCTATAACATATTGTATTGTAAGATGAGATCAAAATGAAGGATCTTTCTGTGTGGATGTGTTTCTGTGAAGTGTTTGCGACTTACCATTCCATCTCTCTGACAATTTTATCTTTTTTGCACACACACACTACACCCAACCACCTTTTATTCTTTAGGCGCAGAGTAGATTTGCTGGCCTTTCCCTGTTAAACAGTCCTCTGCCGTATTCCGACATATTCTTCTTTTTCGCCCAGGCTGGGAGGGAAGACTGGAGGGCACATAGGGAGAAGGGAGGGGGTTGTTTCCCTCTAAAATGTGACCCACAAGATTAGAATTCACTATTTCGTTATTCTATGGAAGGAAGGTGGTAAAGGTTCCGTTTTGATTCCCTATACATATAAAGCTATGATGACACATTCGGAACAATCATCTGCCATCATTTAGAGATGCACTAGGGCGAGGCTGGTGATTGAAGGTCTTTGTAGATGAGTAGATTGGTCCCTTTTATGTGGTTTATGGAATCCAGATGTAATACGATATTTTATCCCAGCCCTCTCTTAATTGATATAATCGAGGACTCAACTATTGATCCTGGCATAACGGTTACATTGGCATAGGCGCATAGCAATCATGTAATTGCTCAATTTAAGTAAATGAATGGAATCCCTGAAGGAATTGTGGTGAATGCCTAGTGACTTTGCATTTTGAAACCCTGAAAATTTGCTTGGTATTGCCGAATTGGCAGCTGCTGCACAATATTTGGTTCGAACATGATGGACAAAAACTAAATGATTGACTAATCAATATTCTGAAGTAGCAGTCGGTCAATGCAGTTTTCATTACAGGTCATCTAGAAAGCCTTTGAGTGGGGTAAGGTAAAGTCGTGTGCATCTTACCCTCTTACCTTGCCATTGGGCAGGAGCCTTTCCGTGCAGaaggctaatgttgttgttggtggtggtggtgttgtttaCTGCTAGGTGATGAGTCTTATGCTGTTAGCTTTAGCAACAGCTGTTTCCCAAGAGGATTTCGGAAGCTATTCTTCCCCCATTTGCTGCAGTTTCACACTGTCCACTCCACACTTAGTATCTGTGCAATTAGATCATGCTTGCTGTTTCATGAAGTTGCAATTTGCAAATGTGATATATATTGTCTGAAACCATGGCTTTTGTTTTGTGGTTGTGAGCAGAAAAGAAGATTGAAGAATCAAAGAAATTTGTGTGCTCATGCTGCATTATGTAGGAAGGAGAACAGAGAGCAATATTTGTGCATCCAACAAACCGAGTCCTTTCTCGATAAGACGACAAGT contains the following coding sequences:
- the LOC141653342 gene encoding membrane-anchored ubiquitin-fold protein 3 gives rise to the protein MPEEDLVDIKFRLYDGSDIGPFRYSSTSTVDMLKERIVSEWPKGKTVLPKVANEIKLISFGKILENNKTVGQCRAPFGELAGGVMVMHVVVQPSQAKTKAEKKIEESKKFVCSCCIM